Proteins encoded by one window of Salmonirosea aquatica:
- a CDS encoding sugar phosphate isomerase/epimerase family protein → MPENNYPKLHNATWPGIVGKGDDSQPVIPFDTMLKMTANAEVDGQKFDGVDLGLLGPHVDIESSDDDIKRLADKIAGYGLKVGSLVAPIWGGPTLGSDDDRKTFVEMVRKACNFGKIFREVGIRPYGVIRVDSASSPEQWAKDPAKNTKIIADTFREACDVAAEFDEKIAAEGEICWGGMHGWKTMIETMEMVDRPNMGFQADMSHTLLYTMGYNRPEERILPENYDWQDREVLSAALKKMSDALRPWTLDFHVAQNDGTVHGTGSHDKTGRHCLATDPNGKLNVAEDAGFWLRDENGNLTKKLRHICWDGCMFDNSVMENQQTWNDILATLIQVRKKHGWYE, encoded by the coding sequence ATGCCCGAAAATAATTATCCCAAGCTCCACAACGCAACCTGGCCCGGAATCGTAGGCAAAGGCGACGATTCGCAGCCCGTTATCCCCTTTGACACCATGCTTAAGATGACCGCTAACGCGGAGGTAGACGGCCAGAAATTCGATGGTGTCGACCTCGGCCTGCTGGGTCCGCACGTGGATATTGAAAGCTCCGACGACGATATCAAACGCCTGGCTGACAAAATAGCCGGCTATGGCCTGAAGGTAGGTAGTCTGGTGGCTCCGATCTGGGGTGGTCCTACCCTGGGAAGTGACGATGACCGGAAAACGTTTGTAGAAATGGTGCGTAAAGCCTGTAACTTCGGTAAGATATTCCGCGAGGTAGGCATTCGGCCCTACGGGGTGATCCGCGTCGATTCGGCGAGCAGTCCCGAGCAGTGGGCCAAAGATCCGGCCAAGAATACTAAAATCATTGCCGATACTTTCCGGGAAGCCTGTGATGTGGCGGCAGAATTTGACGAAAAAATTGCCGCAGAAGGCGAAATATGCTGGGGAGGTATGCATGGCTGGAAAACCATGATCGAAACCATGGAAATGGTGGATCGGCCTAACATGGGCTTCCAGGCCGATATGTCGCATACACTGCTTTACACCATGGGCTACAACCGCCCCGAAGAGCGCATCCTGCCCGAGAACTACGACTGGCAGGACCGCGAGGTACTGTCCGCCGCGCTCAAAAAAATGTCGGACGCACTCCGTCCCTGGACGCTCGATTTCCACGTAGCTCAGAACGATGGTACCGTACATGGTACCGGCTCGCACGACAAGACCGGCCGCCATTGCCTGGCCACGGATCCCAACGGAAAATTGAATGTAGCTGAGGATGCGGGGTTCTGGCTGCGTGATGAAAATGGCAATCTTACCAAAAAACTGCGTCACATCTGCTGGGATGGCTGTATGTTTGACAACAGCGTGATGGAGAATCAGCAAACCTGGAACGACATCTTGGCCACGCTGATTCAGGTACGGAAGAAGCACGGCTGGTATGAATGA